One genomic window of Brienomyrus brachyistius isolate T26 chromosome 16, BBRACH_0.4, whole genome shotgun sequence includes the following:
- the LOC125709800 gene encoding mitochondrial pyruvate carrier 2-like yields MALVGLRASYHRILDRIEHMLPAKLRPIYNHPAGPKTVFFWAPVFKWGLVLAGLADLTRPAEKLSTSQSAVLTATGLIWSRYSLVIIPKNWNLFAVNFFVGAAGSSQLFRIWKHNQELKQKEPEATAQS; encoded by the exons ATGGCATTGGTGGGGCTGAGAGCCTCGTACCACAGGATCCTGGATAGGATCGAGCATATGTTGCCGGCTAAACTTAGACCGATTTATAACCATCCAGCAG GTCCAAAGACTGTATTCTTCTGGGCTCCAGTGTTCAAATGG GGCTTGGTTCTTGCTGGTCTGGCAGACCTGACTCGACCTGCTGAGAAGCTCAGTACCTCCCAGTCTGCAGTACTGACTGCCACAG GTCTTATTTGGTCCAGATACTCTTTAGTCATCATCCCCAAGAACTGGAACCTCTTCGCGGTCAACTTCTTCGTTGGTGCTGCTGGCAGTTCCCAGCTGTTCCGAATTTGGAA GCACAATCAGGAGCTGAAGCAGAAGGAACCGGAGGCGACAGCACAGTCCTGA